One genomic region from Salvia hispanica cultivar TCC Black 2014 chromosome 2, UniMelb_Shisp_WGS_1.0, whole genome shotgun sequence encodes:
- the LOC125205418 gene encoding receptor kinase-like protein Xa21 isoform X5, whose product MDRKIPEEIGNLSQLEVLSISSSSLTENIPSSVFNISSLKYMDLSNNSLSGNIPTFHILPKLEELYLLHNNLQDWLPSDICINMPNIKILFLSGNQLEGQIPPNIWKCTHLERLALSFNNFSGNFPFEIGKLSMLRELYMGFNDFRGIIPEEIGNLSRLERLSIPASSLTGNIPSSVFSISSLKILDLSNNSLSGNMPTSLNLPMLEGLYLYNNNLQDLFPRDICSNMPNIKILYLYGNQLEGQIPPNIWKCTHLEVLALSGNHFSGNIPFEIGKLSMLRELYLGFNDFQGIIPAEIGNLSRLEKLSIPDSTLTGIFPSSVLNISSLKSMGFSNNSLSGNIPSDMCDSIPNIEALDLSGNQLSGEIPPNIWECRHLQQLALSVNHFNGKIPSEIGRLSMLRELYLGVNDFRGIIPEEIGNLSQLERLSIPASSLTGNIPSSVFNISSLKFLDLSNNSLSGNMPTSLNLPMLEGLYLFNNNLQDLFPSDICSNMPNIKILSLYGNQLEGQIPPNIWKCTLLEYLALSGNHFNGNIPFEIGKLSNLRELYMGLNDFQGIIPEEIGNLSQLEKLSIQDSSLTGGIPAEIGKLTQLEVLDLINTSLTGNIPASVFNISSLTELELSYNSLSGTLPSNMGTSLPNLEFLYLAHNKLDGPIPSSINNASKLTRLDMGNNFFTGFIPDFGNLKHLQGIFLGGNHLSGAQETFLSSLTNCRDLKYLETLENSLNGILPASIGNLSSSLQELSVGNNNIFGVIPSQVGNLSSLLSLNLGGNQLRGPIPPSIGNLKKLQRMYLFGNKLGGSIPDDICQMNNLGDLYLNQNLFIGSIPECLGEVKSLRVIYLGYNQLNSTIPSNFWNLTDLLAFSLTSNYLSGQLSSQLGHLKSIDNLDLSFNQFSGVIPISIDGCQSLEYLSLSKNLLVGSIPQSLGNVRNLITLDLSYNNLSGSIPKSLEDLHFLQYFNVSNNKLVGEIPDKGFFGNLNDKSFSNNLALCGPIRFKVPLCTENHHRSRSLMKFIVPSVLLAVTVVIVILVFIKKFKPKKSPMPSDIAPMTGYRRVSYIELEHGTSCFSESNLLGRGSFGLVFEATLSDGLKVAVKVFNLQLQGAERSFDTETEILGSIRHRNIVRVIGCCSSPDFRALVLTYMPNGSLDKWLYSNVHCLGLIQRLKIAIDVAAALEYLHHGHTFPVVHRDVKPSNVLLDQDMVAHLGDFGIGKLFDDGEVVVQTRTLATIGYAAPELGMEGKVSTHGDVYSFGIMLLEMFTGKKPTDGMFDGEMRLKEWVSEALQEKSVPLAPTLLSSEDQLFCAKEQCVLLIFELAMKCLATAPRERINMIEAVTTLQRIFATMVTKRHSPPYVFSISIHNNGL is encoded by the exons GAAAAATCCCTGAAGAAATAGGAAATCTTTCACAGTTAGAGGTGTTAAGCATCTCATCCTCCTCTCTGACTGAAAATATTCCATCTTCAGTGTTCAACATATCTTCCTTGAAATACATGGACCTCTCTAACAACAGTTTGTCTGGAAATATCCCAACTTTTCACATTCTACCTAAGTTGGAGGAATTATATCTGCTTCATAACAACTTACAAG ATTGGCTCCCAAGTGATATATGCATCAACATGCCCAACATCAAAATACTTTTTCTCAGCGGAAATCAACTTGAAGGCCAGATTCCAccaaatatatggaaatgcaCACATCTTGAAAGGTTGGCACTATCCTTCAACAATTTTAGTGGCAACTTCCCATTTGAAATCGGAAAATTAAGCATGCTTAGGGAGTTGTATATGGGCTTCAACGATTTTCgag GAATCATCCCTGAAGAAATAGGGAATCTTTCACGGTTAGAGAGGTTAAGTATCCCAGCCTCTTCTCTGACCGGAAACATTCCATCTTCAGTGTTCAGCATATCATCGTTGAAAATCCTGGACCTATCTAATAACAGTCTGTCTGGAaatatgccaacttctctcAATCTGCCTATGTTAGAGGGGTTATATCTTTATAATAACAACTTACAAG ATTTGTTCCCAAGGGATATATGTAGCAATATGCCCAACATCAAGATACTTTATCTCTACGGGAATCAACTTGAAGGCCAGATTCCGccaaatatatggaaatgcaCACATCTTGAGGTCTTGGCATTATCAGGCAACCATTTCAGTGGTAACATCCCATTTGAAATCGGAAAATTGAGCATGCTTAGGGAGTTGTATTTGGGCTTCAACGATTTTCAAG GAATCATCCCTGCAGAAATAGGGAATCTTTCACGGTTAGAGAAGTTAAGTATCCCAGACTCCACTCTGACAGGAATATTTCCATCTTCAGTGTTGAACATATCTTCATTGAAATCCATGGGCTTCTCTAACAACAGTTTGTCTGGAAATATCCCAAGTGATATGTGTGATAGTATCCCAAATATCGAAGCACTTGATCTTTCGGGCAACCAACTTTCTGGTGAAATTCCACCAAACATATGGGAATGCAGACACCTTCAGCAGCTGGCATTATCTGTTAATCATTTCAATGGAAAAATCCCAAGTGAAATTGGACGTTTGAGTATGCTTAGAGAGTTGTACCTGGGCGTTAATGATTTCAGAG GAATAATCCCTGAAGAAATAGGGAATCTTTCACAGTTAGAGAGGTTAAGTATCCCAGCCTCCTCTCTGACCGGAAACATTCCATCTTCAGTGTTCAACATATCGTCGTTGAAATTCCTGGACCTATCTAATAACAGTCTGTCTGGAaatatgccaacttctctcAATCTGCCTATGTTAGAGGGGTTATATCTTTTTAATAACAACTTACAAG ATTTGTTCCCAAGTGATATATGCAGCAATATGCCCAACATCAAGATACTTTCTCTCTACGGGAATCAACTTGAAGGCCAGATTCCGCCGAATATATGGAAATGCACACTTCTTGAGTACTTGGCATTATCAGGAAACCATTTCAATGGTAACATCCCATTTGAAATCGGAAAATTGAGCAATCTTAGGGAGTTGTATATGGGCTTGAATGATTTTCAAG GAATAATCCCTGAAGAAATAGGGAATCTTTCACAGTTAGAGAAGTTAAGTATCCAAGACTCCTCTCTGACCG GAGGAATTCCAGCAGAAATTGGGAAGCTTACACAACTAGAGGTATTGGACCTTATAAATACCTCTCTAACTGGAAATATCCCAGCTTCCGTTTTCAACATTTCTTCTTTGACAGAACTGGAACTGAGCTACAACAGCTTATCTG GTACTCTTCCTTCCAATATGGGGACCTCACTTCCCAATCTCGAATTTCTTTATTTGGCTCACAACAAACTCGATGGTCCAATTCCAAGCTCTATCAACAATGCTTCCAAACTTACCAGGTTGGACATGGGAAACAACTTCTTCACTGGCTTTATTCCAGACTTTGGAAATTTGAAACACCTACAAGGTATATTTCTCGGGGGAAATCATTTGAGTGGAGCTCAAGAGACATTTCTCTCTTCGTTAACTAATTGTCGAGATTTGAAGTACTTGGAAACATTAGAAAATTCACTGAATGGTATCCTACCTGCTTCAATTGGTAATTTATCCTCTTCTCTTCAAGAATTGTCGGTAGGAAACAACAACATCTTTGGTGTCATTCCTTCTCAAGTTGGAAATTTAAGTAGTTTGCTGTCTTTAAATCTTGGAGGGAATCAATTGCGTGGACCCATTCCACCATCAATTGGGAATTTGAAGAAGCTCCAAAGAATGTATCTTTTTGGTAATAAGTTGGGAGGGTCTATCCCTGATGACATTTGTCAAATGAATAATTTGGGGGACTTGTACCTTAATCAAAACTTGTTTATTGGTTCAATACCAGAATGTTTGGGTGAAGTCAAATCCTTGAGAGTGATCTACTTAGGCTACAACCAGTTGAATTCCACCATCCCTTCCAACTTTTGGAATCTTACAGACCTCTTGGCTTTTAGCTTGACCTCAAATTATTTGAGCGGTCAATTGTCATCTCAACTTGGACATTTAAAGTCAATTGACAATCTAGACTTAtcttttaatcaattttcagGTGTTATCCCTATCTCAATTGATGGTTGCCAGTCATTGGAATATCTCTCCTTATCAAAAAATTTGTTAGTGGGATCTATTCCCCAATCCTTGGGAAATGTTAGAAATTTGATAACATTGGATTTGTCTTACAATAACCTTTCCGGATCTATACCCAAGTCATTAGAAGACCTTCATTTTCTTCAGTATTTCAATGTTTCCAACAACAAATTGGTTGGGGAAATTCCAGACAAGggcttttttggtaacttgaATGATAAGTCTTTTTCCAACAACCTTGCCCTTTGTGGTCCAATAAGATTTAAAGTTCCACTCTGCACAGAAAATCATCATAGATCAAGAAGCTTGATGAAATTTATAGTACCTTCAGTGCTATTAGCTGTGACTGTGGTGATTGTCATCCTCGTGtttataaagaaatttaaacCGAAGAAATCACCAATGCCCAGTGACATTGCGCCGATGACTGGATATAGAAGAGTTTCTTACATAGAGCTAGAGCATGGAACAAGTTGTTTTAGTGAGAGCAACCTTCTTGGAAGAGGAAGTTTTGGTTTGGTATTTGAAGCAACGCTTTCTGATGGGTTGAAAGTTGCAGTAAAAGTTTTCAACTTGCAATTACAAGGTGCTGAAAGGAGCTTTGATACTGAAACTGAGATACTTGGGAGCATTCGACACAGAAACATAGTTCGAGTTATTGGATGTTGCAGTAGCCCAGACTTTAGAGCTCTGGTTCTCACATACATGCCAAATGGGAGCTTGGATAAATGGTTATATTCCAATGTGCATTGTCTAGGTCTTATACAGAGACTGAAGATAGCAATTGACGTTGCGGCAGCCTTGGAATATCTTCACCATGGTCATACATTCCCAGTTGTCCATCGTGATGTAAAGCCAAGCAATGTTTTGCTCGATCAAGACATGGTCGCTCATCTTGGTGATTTTGGCATTGGGAAGCTTTTTGATGATGGAGAAGTTGTCGTCCAAACACGAACATTGGCAACCATCGGTTATGCAGCACCAG AGTTGGGAATGGAAGGGAAAGTGTCCACACATGGAGATGTGTACAGTTTCGGGATAATGTTGCTCGAGATGTTTACAGGGAAGAAGCCAACAGATGGTATGTTTGATGGGGAAATGAGGTTGAAAGAGTGGGTAAGTGAAGCACTGCAAGAAAAATCAGTTCCTCTTGCACCCACTTTGCTATCTAGTGAAGATCAACTTTTCTGTGCAAAGGAGCAATGTGTGTTGTTAATTTTTGAGCTAGCTATGAAATGTTTAGCCACTGCACCTCGTGAAAGAATAAACATGATTGAAGCAGTGACTACTCTCCAGAGGATCTTTGCAACAATGGTAACAAAGAGGCATAGTCCACCATATGTTTTTTCTATTAGTATTCACAATAATGGGTTATGA
- the LOC125205418 gene encoding LRR receptor-like serine/threonine-protein kinase EFR isoform X4: MDKIPPNIWKCRELVLLELSINHFNGKIPSEIGSLSVLRELWLGYNDFRGKIPEEIGNLSQLEVLSISSSSLTENIPSSVFNISSLKYMDLSNNSLSGNIPTFHILPKLEELYLLHNNLQDWLPSDICINMPNIKILFLSGNQLEGQIPPNIWKCTHLERLALSFNNFSGNFPFEIGKLSMLRELYMGFNDFRGIIPEEIGNLSRLERLSIPASSLTGNIPSSVFSISSLKILDLSNNSLSGNMPTSLNLPMLEGLYLYNNNLQDLFPRDICSNMPNIKILYLYGNQLEGQIPPNIWKCTHLEVLALSGNHFSGNIPFEIGKLSMLRELYLGFNDFQGIIPAEIGNLSRLEKLSIPDSTLTGIFPSSVLNISSLKSMGFSNNSLSGNIPSDMCDSIPNIEALDLSGNQLSGEIPPNIWECRHLQQLALSVNHFNGKIPSEIGRLSMLRELYLGVNDFRGIIPEEIGNLSQLERLSIPASSLTGNIPSSVFNISSLKFLDLSNNSLSGNMPTSLNLPMLEGLYLFNNNLQDLFPSDICSNMPNIKILSLYGNQLEGQIPPNIWKCTLLEYLALSGNHFNGNIPFEIGKLSNLRELYMGLNDFQGIIPEEIGNLSQLEKLSIQDSSLTGGIPAEIGKLTQLEVLDLINTSLTGNIPASVFNISSLTELELSYNSLSGTLPSNMGTSLPNLEFLYLAHNKLDGPIPSSINNASKLTRLDMGNNFFTGFIPDFGNLKHLQGIFLGGNHLSGAQETFLSSLTNCRDLKYLETLENSLNGILPASIGNLSSSLQELSVGNNNIFGVIPSQVGNLSSLLSLNLGGNQLRGPIPPSIGNLKKLQRMYLFGNKLGGSIPDDICQMNNLGDLYLNQNLFIGSIPECLGEVKSLRVIYLGYNQLNSTIPSNFWNLTDLLAFSLTSNYLSGQLSSQLGHLKSIDNLDLSFNQFSGVIPISIDGCQSLEYLSLSKNLLVGSIPQSLGNVRNLITLDLSYNNLSGSIPKSLEDLHFLQYFNVSNNKLVGEIPDKGFFGNLNDKSFSNNLALCGPIRFKVPLCTENHHRSRSLMKFIVPSVLLAVTVVIVILVFIKKFKPKKSPMPSDIAPMTGYRRVSYIELEHGTSCFSESNLLGRGSFGLVFEATLSDGLKVAVKVFNLQLQGAERSFDTETEILGSIRHRNIVRVIGCCSSPDFRALVLTYMPNGSLDKWLYSNVHCLGLIQRLKIAIDVAAALEYLHHGHTFPVVHRDVKPSNVLLDQDMVAHLGDFGIGKLFDDGEVVVQTRTLATIGYAAPELGMEGKVSTHGDVYSFGIMLLEMFTGKKPTDGMFDGEMRLKEWVSEALQEKSVPLAPTLLSSEDQLFCAKEQCVLLIFELAMKCLATAPRERINMIEAVTTLQRIFATMVTKRHSPPYVFSISIHNNGL; encoded by the exons AAATTCCACCGAACATATGGAAATGTAGAGAGCTTGTGCTGCTGGAATTATCCATCAATCATTTCAATGGAAAAATCCCAAGTGAAATTGGAAGTTTGAGTGTGCTTAGAGAGTTGTGGCTCGGCTACAACGATTTCAGAG GAAAAATCCCTGAAGAAATAGGAAATCTTTCACAGTTAGAGGTGTTAAGCATCTCATCCTCCTCTCTGACTGAAAATATTCCATCTTCAGTGTTCAACATATCTTCCTTGAAATACATGGACCTCTCTAACAACAGTTTGTCTGGAAATATCCCAACTTTTCACATTCTACCTAAGTTGGAGGAATTATATCTGCTTCATAACAACTTACAAG ATTGGCTCCCAAGTGATATATGCATCAACATGCCCAACATCAAAATACTTTTTCTCAGCGGAAATCAACTTGAAGGCCAGATTCCAccaaatatatggaaatgcaCACATCTTGAAAGGTTGGCACTATCCTTCAACAATTTTAGTGGCAACTTCCCATTTGAAATCGGAAAATTAAGCATGCTTAGGGAGTTGTATATGGGCTTCAACGATTTTCgag GAATCATCCCTGAAGAAATAGGGAATCTTTCACGGTTAGAGAGGTTAAGTATCCCAGCCTCTTCTCTGACCGGAAACATTCCATCTTCAGTGTTCAGCATATCATCGTTGAAAATCCTGGACCTATCTAATAACAGTCTGTCTGGAaatatgccaacttctctcAATCTGCCTATGTTAGAGGGGTTATATCTTTATAATAACAACTTACAAG ATTTGTTCCCAAGGGATATATGTAGCAATATGCCCAACATCAAGATACTTTATCTCTACGGGAATCAACTTGAAGGCCAGATTCCGccaaatatatggaaatgcaCACATCTTGAGGTCTTGGCATTATCAGGCAACCATTTCAGTGGTAACATCCCATTTGAAATCGGAAAATTGAGCATGCTTAGGGAGTTGTATTTGGGCTTCAACGATTTTCAAG GAATCATCCCTGCAGAAATAGGGAATCTTTCACGGTTAGAGAAGTTAAGTATCCCAGACTCCACTCTGACAGGAATATTTCCATCTTCAGTGTTGAACATATCTTCATTGAAATCCATGGGCTTCTCTAACAACAGTTTGTCTGGAAATATCCCAAGTGATATGTGTGATAGTATCCCAAATATCGAAGCACTTGATCTTTCGGGCAACCAACTTTCTGGTGAAATTCCACCAAACATATGGGAATGCAGACACCTTCAGCAGCTGGCATTATCTGTTAATCATTTCAATGGAAAAATCCCAAGTGAAATTGGACGTTTGAGTATGCTTAGAGAGTTGTACCTGGGCGTTAATGATTTCAGAG GAATAATCCCTGAAGAAATAGGGAATCTTTCACAGTTAGAGAGGTTAAGTATCCCAGCCTCCTCTCTGACCGGAAACATTCCATCTTCAGTGTTCAACATATCGTCGTTGAAATTCCTGGACCTATCTAATAACAGTCTGTCTGGAaatatgccaacttctctcAATCTGCCTATGTTAGAGGGGTTATATCTTTTTAATAACAACTTACAAG ATTTGTTCCCAAGTGATATATGCAGCAATATGCCCAACATCAAGATACTTTCTCTCTACGGGAATCAACTTGAAGGCCAGATTCCGCCGAATATATGGAAATGCACACTTCTTGAGTACTTGGCATTATCAGGAAACCATTTCAATGGTAACATCCCATTTGAAATCGGAAAATTGAGCAATCTTAGGGAGTTGTATATGGGCTTGAATGATTTTCAAG GAATAATCCCTGAAGAAATAGGGAATCTTTCACAGTTAGAGAAGTTAAGTATCCAAGACTCCTCTCTGACCG GAGGAATTCCAGCAGAAATTGGGAAGCTTACACAACTAGAGGTATTGGACCTTATAAATACCTCTCTAACTGGAAATATCCCAGCTTCCGTTTTCAACATTTCTTCTTTGACAGAACTGGAACTGAGCTACAACAGCTTATCTG GTACTCTTCCTTCCAATATGGGGACCTCACTTCCCAATCTCGAATTTCTTTATTTGGCTCACAACAAACTCGATGGTCCAATTCCAAGCTCTATCAACAATGCTTCCAAACTTACCAGGTTGGACATGGGAAACAACTTCTTCACTGGCTTTATTCCAGACTTTGGAAATTTGAAACACCTACAAGGTATATTTCTCGGGGGAAATCATTTGAGTGGAGCTCAAGAGACATTTCTCTCTTCGTTAACTAATTGTCGAGATTTGAAGTACTTGGAAACATTAGAAAATTCACTGAATGGTATCCTACCTGCTTCAATTGGTAATTTATCCTCTTCTCTTCAAGAATTGTCGGTAGGAAACAACAACATCTTTGGTGTCATTCCTTCTCAAGTTGGAAATTTAAGTAGTTTGCTGTCTTTAAATCTTGGAGGGAATCAATTGCGTGGACCCATTCCACCATCAATTGGGAATTTGAAGAAGCTCCAAAGAATGTATCTTTTTGGTAATAAGTTGGGAGGGTCTATCCCTGATGACATTTGTCAAATGAATAATTTGGGGGACTTGTACCTTAATCAAAACTTGTTTATTGGTTCAATACCAGAATGTTTGGGTGAAGTCAAATCCTTGAGAGTGATCTACTTAGGCTACAACCAGTTGAATTCCACCATCCCTTCCAACTTTTGGAATCTTACAGACCTCTTGGCTTTTAGCTTGACCTCAAATTATTTGAGCGGTCAATTGTCATCTCAACTTGGACATTTAAAGTCAATTGACAATCTAGACTTAtcttttaatcaattttcagGTGTTATCCCTATCTCAATTGATGGTTGCCAGTCATTGGAATATCTCTCCTTATCAAAAAATTTGTTAGTGGGATCTATTCCCCAATCCTTGGGAAATGTTAGAAATTTGATAACATTGGATTTGTCTTACAATAACCTTTCCGGATCTATACCCAAGTCATTAGAAGACCTTCATTTTCTTCAGTATTTCAATGTTTCCAACAACAAATTGGTTGGGGAAATTCCAGACAAGggcttttttggtaacttgaATGATAAGTCTTTTTCCAACAACCTTGCCCTTTGTGGTCCAATAAGATTTAAAGTTCCACTCTGCACAGAAAATCATCATAGATCAAGAAGCTTGATGAAATTTATAGTACCTTCAGTGCTATTAGCTGTGACTGTGGTGATTGTCATCCTCGTGtttataaagaaatttaaacCGAAGAAATCACCAATGCCCAGTGACATTGCGCCGATGACTGGATATAGAAGAGTTTCTTACATAGAGCTAGAGCATGGAACAAGTTGTTTTAGTGAGAGCAACCTTCTTGGAAGAGGAAGTTTTGGTTTGGTATTTGAAGCAACGCTTTCTGATGGGTTGAAAGTTGCAGTAAAAGTTTTCAACTTGCAATTACAAGGTGCTGAAAGGAGCTTTGATACTGAAACTGAGATACTTGGGAGCATTCGACACAGAAACATAGTTCGAGTTATTGGATGTTGCAGTAGCCCAGACTTTAGAGCTCTGGTTCTCACATACATGCCAAATGGGAGCTTGGATAAATGGTTATATTCCAATGTGCATTGTCTAGGTCTTATACAGAGACTGAAGATAGCAATTGACGTTGCGGCAGCCTTGGAATATCTTCACCATGGTCATACATTCCCAGTTGTCCATCGTGATGTAAAGCCAAGCAATGTTTTGCTCGATCAAGACATGGTCGCTCATCTTGGTGATTTTGGCATTGGGAAGCTTTTTGATGATGGAGAAGTTGTCGTCCAAACACGAACATTGGCAACCATCGGTTATGCAGCACCAG AGTTGGGAATGGAAGGGAAAGTGTCCACACATGGAGATGTGTACAGTTTCGGGATAATGTTGCTCGAGATGTTTACAGGGAAGAAGCCAACAGATGGTATGTTTGATGGGGAAATGAGGTTGAAAGAGTGGGTAAGTGAAGCACTGCAAGAAAAATCAGTTCCTCTTGCACCCACTTTGCTATCTAGTGAAGATCAACTTTTCTGTGCAAAGGAGCAATGTGTGTTGTTAATTTTTGAGCTAGCTATGAAATGTTTAGCCACTGCACCTCGTGAAAGAATAAACATGATTGAAGCAGTGACTACTCTCCAGAGGATCTTTGCAACAATGGTAACAAAGAGGCATAGTCCACCATATGTTTTTTCTATTAGTATTCACAATAATGGGTTATGA